A window of Paenibacillus phoenicis genomic DNA:
TGAAGATCTTTTAGCACTTTCCCCGGCAATCGTTGCGAAGACAACCGGGCTTGAATGATTGCTGCGACTTTTACCATGCCGTCCACCCGCCGTCTACAGCGAGATTTTGCCCTGTAATATAAGATCCGGCAGAAGATATTAGAAGAAGGACAGCCCCTTTGAGCTCATCGGGAAGGCCGATTCTCCCCAGCGCGGTTTTGTTGCTTAATTGAGCGATGAACTCCTTGTTCTGCTGCGTTTGTTCATTTGGAAAGGGTCCTGGAGAAATCGCATTCGCCCGGATCCCTTTACGGCCATAGTGACAGGCAAGGTATCGGGTAAATTGGATGATCGCCGCTTTACCTGCGCCATAATTGGCCGGGTTGTTCTGGCCGGAAGTCCCGTAGATTTCCGGATTAGGCGAGACGACACCGTACATGGAAGCGATATTGAGAATGGTCCCCTTCCCCTCCTCCAGCATATAGGGAAGAACCGCTCTTGTACAACGGAACACGGCGTTGATGGTTCCATCAATCCCCTTTTCCCACTGTTCCTCCGTGAAGCTCTCAACGAATCCCGGCGAGCTTACATTTGCATTA
This region includes:
- a CDS encoding SDR family oxidoreductase, encoding MNGLFDLSGQTILVTGGTSYLGTAMCHALAEYGANVVIASRNLDKCTLLAETLTQTYSGKHIGLQLDVLDGQSVTAGVERTIQQYGRIDALINNANVSSPGFVESFTEEQWEKGIDGTINAVFRCTRAVLPYMLEEGKGTILNIASMYGVVSPNPEIYGTSGQNNPANYGAGKAAIIQFTRYLACHYGRKGIRANAISPGPFPNEQTQQNKEFIAQLSNKTALGRIGLPDELKGAVLLLISSAGSYITGQNLAVDGGWTAW